The Dasypus novemcinctus isolate mDasNov1 chromosome 2, mDasNov1.1.hap2, whole genome shotgun sequence genome includes a region encoding these proteins:
- the LOC101412971 gene encoding uncharacterized protein isoform X1, which translates to MRDIAPGFRTSSNVLGLGPRGAAFFPREAAPAPPRQARPAAHAQSSAGRAGGCCWVSEGRAADGAEVSPREGPARALSCRSTGGNQRELARQKNMKKTQEISKGKRKEDSLTTSQRKQRDSEIMQQKQKAANEKKSMQTREK; encoded by the exons ACATAGCACCTGGTTTCCGGACTTCATCAAATGTGCTTGGCCTCGGCCCGAGAGGAGCGGCGTTTTTCCCCAGAGAAGCggctcccgccccgccccggcaggctcgccccgccGCGCACGCGCAGTCGTCAGCGGGCCGCGCTGGTGGCTGCTGTTGGGTCTCCGAGGGCAGGGCGGCTGACGGCGCGGAGGTGTCGCCCCGCGAAGGGCCCGCGCGGGCTCTGTCTTGCAGATCGACGG GTGGAAATCAGCGAGAACTTGCCCGccagaaaaatatgaagaaaacccaAGAAAttagcaaaggaaaaagaaaagaagatagcttGACTACATCTCAGAGAAAGCAGAG GGACTCTGAGATCATGCAACAAAAGCAAAAGGCAGCGAATGAGAAGAAATCTATGCagacaagagaaaaatga
- the LOC101412971 gene encoding uncharacterized protein isoform X2 has translation MIDIAPGFRTSSNVLGLGPRGAAFFPREAAPAPPRQARPAAHAQSSAGRAGGCCWVSEGRAADGAEVSPREGPARALSCRSTGGNQRELARQKNMKKTQEISKGKRKEDSLTTSQRKQRDSEIMQQKQKAANEKKSMQTREK, from the exons ACATAGCACCTGGTTTCCGGACTTCATCAAATGTGCTTGGCCTCGGCCCGAGAGGAGCGGCGTTTTTCCCCAGAGAAGCggctcccgccccgccccggcaggctcgccccgccGCGCACGCGCAGTCGTCAGCGGGCCGCGCTGGTGGCTGCTGTTGGGTCTCCGAGGGCAGGGCGGCTGACGGCGCGGAGGTGTCGCCCCGCGAAGGGCCCGCGCGGGCTCTGTCTTGCAGATCGACGG GTGGAAATCAGCGAGAACTTGCCCGccagaaaaatatgaagaaaacccaAGAAAttagcaaaggaaaaagaaaagaagatagcttGACTACATCTCAGAGAAAGCAGAG GGACTCTGAGATCATGCAACAAAAGCAAAAGGCAGCGAATGAGAAGAAATCTATGCagacaagagaaaaatga
- the LOC101411812 gene encoding survival motor neuron protein → MAMDGGGGGGVSGQEESVLFRRGTGQSDDSDIWDDTALIKAYDKAVASFKHALKNGDISEVSNKPKGTPKRKPVKKNKSQKKNITTPLKQWKVGDKCSAIWSEDGCIYPATIASIDFKRDTCVVVYTGYGNREEQNLSDLLFPTFEGVNNVEQNAQENENESQLSTDESENSSKSPGNKPNNIKSKATTWNSFLPPPPPMPGSGLGPGKSGLKFNGPPPPPPPPFLSCWLPPLPSGPPILPPPPPICPDSFDDADALGSMLISWYMSGYHTGYYLGFKQNQKEGRCSHLN, encoded by the exons ATGGCTATggatggcggcggcggcgggggcgtcTCTGGGCAGGAGGAGTCGGTGCTGTTCCGGCGGGGCACAGGGCAG AGTGATGATTCTGACATTTGGGATGATACAGCATTGATAAAAGCCTATGATAAAGCTGTGGCTTCATTTAAG CATGCTCTGAAGAACGGTGACATTTCTGAAGTTTCAAACAAGCCAAAAGGCACACCTAAAAGAAAACCTGTTAAGaagaataaaagccaaaaaaagaacATCACAACTCCATTGAAACAG TGGAAAGTTGGTGACAAATGTTCTGCCATTTGGTCAGAAGATGGCTGCATTTACCCAGCTACCATTGCTTCAATTGATTTTAAGAGAGATACCTGCGTCGTGGTTTACACTGGGTATGGAAATAGAGAGGAGCAAAATCTGTCAGATTTACTTTTCCCAACCTTTGAAGGAGTGAATAATGTAGAACAAAATGCTCAGGAG aatgaaaatgagagtcaaCTTTCAACGGATGAAAGTGAGAATTCCTCCAAGTCTCCTGGAAATAAACCAAATAACATAAAGTCAAAAGCTACTACATGGAACTCTTTTCTGCCTCCACCACCCCCCATGCCAGGATCTGGACTGGGACCCGGAAAG TCAGGCCTAAAATTCAATGGCCCgccccctccacctccaccccccttCCTGTCATGCTGGCTGCCTCCACTTCCTTCTGGACCACCA ATACTTCCCCCTCCACCTCCCATATGTCCAGATTCTTTTGATGATGCTGATGCTTTGGGAAGCATGTTAATCTCTTGGTACATGAGTGGCTATCATACTGGCTATTACCTG